In one Nitrospirota bacterium genomic region, the following are encoded:
- a CDS encoding PPC domain-containing DNA-binding protein, with product MEYRVGSIGRVIVIRFTDGEDLLNGLTEVAKKEDIRSAVFQIVGGLKKGGFVVGPEEEKMPPKPVWRELRESHEAFGFGTIFWDEEKPRIHFHGAYAKKDTVKSGCLRRDSEVFLILEVVIFELNGIDARRIPDAETGLSLLGFVN from the coding sequence ATGGAATACAGGGTTGGAAGTATCGGCAGGGTAATAGTTATACGTTTTACCGACGGAGAGGACCTTCTTAACGGCCTGACAGAAGTCGCCAAAAAAGAGGATATCAGATCAGCAGTTTTCCAGATTGTGGGAGGGCTTAAGAAAGGCGGTTTTGTTGTTGGTCCTGAAGAGGAGAAGATGCCGCCAAAACCGGTATGGAGAGAGCTCAGGGAAAGTCACGAGGCCTTTGGATTCGGGACCATCTTTTGGGATGAAGAAAAACCCAGGATACACTTCCATGGGGCATATGCCAAAAAAGACACCGTTAAATCCGGCTGCCTCAGGAGAGACTCGGAGGTATTTCTGATCCTTGAAGTCGTTATATTTGAGCTGAACGGGATCGACGCCAGGAGGATCCCGGATGCGGAGACAGGGCTTTCATTGCTCGGTTTTGTCAATTAG
- a CDS encoding HDOD domain-containing protein, producing the protein MNITSLTDLPTLPVILRRLFEVLQDEQSTFVDIANVIKHDQTLTEKILRVANSPYFGHAGKVNSLEQAIMFLGYDLVKGICLGTSVFKFLGRNERERLGKLWQHSYEVGIIAANISDHVCNIERGICFVSGLLHDIGRVIFLTLHREKYISMLSSDNISLKEREVFGIDHPAAAGNFLENALLPEEIVCSVRYHHKPSMCANYRETSSVISLAEALSRSFFPKIEDDGIWTEEHDAIVLELSLDEGKIKKVREKAGEEAATMQELFTL; encoded by the coding sequence ATGAATATTACCAGTCTAACAGACCTGCCGACCCTTCCCGTAATCCTCAGGCGTCTTTTTGAGGTACTTCAGGATGAGCAATCTACCTTTGTTGATATTGCAAATGTCATAAAACATGACCAAACCCTGACGGAAAAGATCCTCAGGGTGGCAAACTCTCCCTATTTTGGTCATGCCGGCAAGGTCAACTCCCTTGAACAGGCGATTATGTTCCTGGGGTATGATCTTGTAAAAGGAATCTGCCTTGGAACCTCTGTCTTTAAATTTTTAGGCAGAAACGAACGTGAAAGGCTTGGAAAACTCTGGCAACACTCTTACGAGGTCGGCATAATAGCTGCAAATATTTCCGACCATGTATGCAATATTGAACGGGGAATCTGTTTTGTCTCAGGACTGCTCCACGATATCGGAAGGGTTATTTTTCTAACTCTGCACAGAGAAAAATATATATCAATGCTGTCTTCAGATAATATCTCCCTGAAGGAAAGAGAGGTCTTCGGGATTGACCATCCAGCAGCAGCAGGAAATTTTCTCGAAAATGCCCTGCTGCCTGAGGAGATTGTATGCTCGGTCAGATACCACCACAAGCCCTCAATGTGTGCTAACTACAGGGAGACCTCATCTGTCATATCTCTTGCTGAGGCACTATCAAGGAGCTTCTTCCCTAAAATCGAAGACGATGGCATATGGACTGAAGAACACGACGCCATTGTTCTGGAGCTTTCACTTGACGAAGGCAAGATAAAAAAAGTCAGGGAAAAGGCCGGAGAAGAAGCCGCCACAATGCAGGAACTCTTTACTCTATGA
- the flhA gene encoding flagellar biosynthesis protein FlhA, translated as MDRLNFLKNRSDMALALSMVVVLGIMLLPVPAFALDIFLSISVSIAIVILLTSVYIKKPLDFSVFPSLLLMVTLYRLSLNIATTRIILLKGNEGAEAAGRVIKSFGNFVVGGNYAVGLIVFLILVIINFIVITKGAGRIAEVAARFTLDAMPGKQMAIDADLNAGLIDEQSAKKRRETISHEADFYGAMDGASKFVRGDAIAGLVITIINILGGLMIGVFQKGMPIADAARTYMLLTIGDGLVSQIPALLVSTSAGIVVSRAGSDTDLGEEVKRQIFVNPKALSTASGVLFILALVPGLPHIPFLIISITSGSIAYMVSRKPATVQEEATETEVPSEPSIESYLELDPLSLEIGYGLIPLVEEPGGQMLGKIKAMRRQIAQELGFIVPPVHIKDNLQLRPHEYSFQIKGIEITKGEVLLGKWLAVAGDEGQEKVEGIPTKEPAFGLPACWIDESEIESAQTRGHTVVDPSTVIVTHLTELLRRHGWEVLTRMETQDILDNVSRNYPRIVEELVPNILPLGTVQRVLQNLLKERIPIKDMITILETLLDHGQRVKDPDTLTELVRQSLSRVISKQYMLPDGTLPVFTLDPRYEREIIQSMEESTSLSPQLMQRLLQGIEKTLKGDKLKNIQPALVCSPQIRRHLRNIADRLMPSLVILSSNEISSNTKLYSLGMVSYED; from the coding sequence ATGGACAGACTAAACTTTCTAAAAAATCGCAGTGACATGGCCCTGGCGCTAAGCATGGTGGTAGTCCTGGGAATAATGCTTTTACCGGTACCCGCCTTTGCCCTTGATATATTCCTGTCCATCTCCGTATCCATTGCAATCGTGATACTCCTCACATCTGTCTATATTAAGAAACCCCTTGATTTCTCGGTCTTTCCGTCTCTCCTCCTTATGGTCACCCTCTACAGGCTGTCTCTTAATATTGCAACAACAAGGATAATACTCCTCAAGGGAAATGAAGGCGCTGAAGCTGCAGGGCGGGTAATAAAATCCTTTGGTAATTTTGTTGTTGGCGGTAATTATGCCGTAGGGCTTATTGTATTTCTGATTCTTGTAATTATCAACTTTATAGTTATTACAAAGGGGGCAGGCAGGATTGCCGAGGTGGCGGCAAGATTTACCCTCGATGCCATGCCCGGCAAACAGATGGCAATAGATGCCGACCTGAATGCCGGTCTCATAGACGAACAATCAGCAAAAAAGAGACGCGAGACCATCTCTCATGAAGCGGATTTTTACGGGGCCATGGATGGTGCGAGTAAGTTTGTAAGGGGTGATGCCATTGCAGGACTCGTTATAACAATAATAAACATTCTGGGCGGACTCATGATAGGGGTCTTTCAGAAGGGCATGCCCATTGCTGATGCTGCAAGAACATATATGCTCCTTACCATAGGTGACGGACTTGTATCACAGATACCCGCATTGCTCGTATCCACATCTGCAGGCATAGTCGTAAGCCGTGCAGGAAGCGATACAGACCTTGGAGAAGAGGTCAAAAGACAAATATTCGTTAATCCCAAGGCCCTGTCAACTGCATCCGGGGTACTCTTCATCCTCGCCCTTGTTCCAGGGTTGCCTCATATCCCGTTCCTCATTATATCCATCACCTCCGGATCGATCGCATATATGGTATCCAGAAAACCTGCCACAGTACAGGAGGAGGCCACGGAAACCGAGGTCCCCTCAGAGCCGTCAATTGAATCATATCTTGAACTTGATCCCCTCAGCCTTGAGATCGGCTACGGATTGATACCCCTTGTTGAAGAACCGGGGGGGCAGATGCTTGGAAAGATCAAGGCAATGCGCAGACAGATTGCACAGGAACTTGGTTTTATAGTCCCACCTGTTCATATAAAGGACAATCTGCAACTCAGACCCCATGAATACAGTTTCCAGATAAAAGGGATTGAGATTACAAAAGGAGAGGTGCTTTTAGGAAAATGGCTTGCAGTGGCCGGGGACGAGGGACAGGAGAAGGTTGAGGGTATCCCGACAAAAGAGCCTGCCTTTGGTCTGCCCGCCTGCTGGATTGATGAGAGTGAAATAGAATCCGCCCAAACCAGGGGACATACGGTTGTCGACCCTTCCACTGTCATCGTCACCCACCTGACGGAACTGCTCAGAAGACATGGATGGGAGGTGCTTACCAGAATGGAGACCCAGGATATTCTTGACAATGTCTCCAGGAACTATCCGCGAATAGTTGAAGAACTTGTTCCAAACATACTCCCGTTAGGCACAGTACAGAGAGTGCTTCAGAACCTCCTTAAAGAACGCATACCCATCAAGGATATGATCACCATACTTGAAACCCTTCTTGATCACGGTCAAAGAGTAAAAGACCCTGATACACTTACAGAACTCGTCAGACAGTCCCTCTCCAGGGTTATAAGCAAACAGTATATGCTCCCTGACGGCACCCTGCCTGTCTTCACCCTTGACCCACGATATGAGCGGGAAATTATCCAGTCCATGGAAGAGAGCACAAGCCTGTCGCCTCAATTAATGCAAAGACTCCTGCAGGGGATTGAAAAGACATTGAAGGGTGACAAGCTCAAAAACATCCAGCCGGCCCTGGTCTGTTCTCCCCAGATACGCAGACATTTAAGAAACATTGCCGACAGGCTCATGCCCTCTCTGGTCATCCTGTCAAGCAATGAAATTTCATCAAACACAAAACTCTATTCACTGGGAATGGTGAGCTATGAAGATTAA
- a CDS encoding ATP-binding protein gives MKIKKFHAKTFSVVLKMVKKELGPDAVILSSEQLRENMVEVVAAVDYEGISISEPSCVAEKSTDLSELKSEVERLKEALVQMKKSGYEMKLPDKKLKILKLLLKRSIKEEFALMLCEKAGNPESLLNVLTEEIKTMNALSAKKAVMLIGPTGVGKTSTLAKLASQAIRSGKRIAIITLDTYRIGAVEQLRFFARILGVPLEVVSDISDLKDRVIKHTGRDLIFIDTTGRNPRDEKYIDEIRKIHTLGLPIETHLIMSTSSDDVFMIDAYKYYRQLSIDCLGFTKVDEAVNAGSIYNLSVLYQKPVAYITTGQRIPMDIEFPDNNTLARLILEKGVEK, from the coding sequence ATGAAGATTAAAAAATTCCATGCGAAGACTTTTTCCGTGGTACTGAAGATGGTAAAAAAAGAATTGGGCCCTGATGCAGTAATTCTCTCATCAGAGCAACTTAGAGAGAATATGGTCGAGGTAGTAGCAGCAGTGGACTATGAGGGGATAAGCATCTCTGAACCGTCCTGTGTTGCTGAAAAGTCAACAGACCTCTCGGAACTCAAAAGCGAGGTCGAACGGCTGAAAGAGGCCCTCGTCCAGATGAAGAAAAGCGGATACGAGATGAAGCTTCCGGATAAAAAACTCAAAATACTAAAACTACTCTTAAAAAGGTCCATTAAGGAAGAATTCGCCCTGATGCTGTGTGAGAAGGCAGGAAACCCTGAGTCCCTTCTGAATGTTCTGACGGAGGAGATAAAGACCATGAATGCATTGTCTGCAAAGAAAGCAGTGATGCTTATAGGCCCCACCGGCGTTGGAAAGACCAGCACACTGGCCAAACTTGCCTCCCAGGCAATACGCTCAGGCAAGAGGATTGCCATCATAACACTTGATACATACCGCATTGGTGCAGTTGAACAGCTCAGGTTTTTTGCAAGGATTCTTGGAGTCCCCCTGGAGGTGGTATCTGATATCTCCGACCTGAAAGACAGGGTGATTAAACATACCGGCCGCGACCTGATATTTATTGATACAACAGGGAGAAACCCCAGGGATGAAAAATATATTGACGAGATCCGGAAGATTCATACCCTTGGTCTTCCAATAGAGACACATCTGATCATGAGCACAAGCAGTGATGATGTCTTTATGATTGATGCATATAAATATTACAGGCAGCTCAGTATCGATTGTCTCGGATTCACAAAGGTCGACGAGGCGGTTAATGCCGGCTCCATCTACAATCTGTCCGTCCTGTATCAAAAACCTGTTGCCTATATTACCACCGGACAGCGTATACCAATGGATATTGAGTTTCCCGACAACAATACGCTCGCAAGGCTCATACTGGAAAAAGGAGTGGAAAAATGA
- a CDS encoding FliA/WhiG family RNA polymerase sigma factor yields the protein MIQGYRAITTEEEKEAVLKDMLPYIKYTAYRLAWRLSPQLTIDDLLSVGVIGLLDAIERYDPSRHTNIKTYAEYRIKGAMLDELRSAEWAPKQLQKKINDLKSAYRRLEQKLDRPPSEEEVAEELGIAPDELFKLLQDANGSVTISLEDIEYRVGQGGDGDYNIYEHIQDKNADDPLTLLEKSDFKDHLVKAMDRLPEREKIILSLYYWEEITFKEIGKVLSISESRVSQLHSQALIRMKAYIEKITGD from the coding sequence ATGATACAGGGATATAGGGCCATCACTACAGAGGAAGAAAAAGAGGCAGTCCTGAAGGACATGCTTCCGTACATAAAATATACTGCTTACAGGCTTGCATGGAGACTGTCACCACAACTTACAATTGATGATCTCCTGAGTGTAGGCGTGATAGGACTGCTTGATGCAATTGAAAGGTACGACCCGTCAAGACACACAAATATAAAGACCTATGCTGAATACAGGATAAAAGGGGCAATGCTTGATGAACTTAGGTCTGCTGAATGGGCACCAAAACAGCTCCAGAAAAAGATAAACGACCTAAAATCAGCATACCGCCGTCTGGAACAGAAACTTGACCGTCCGCCTTCCGAAGAAGAGGTTGCAGAGGAACTTGGAATAGCCCCCGATGAACTCTTCAAGCTGCTTCAGGATGCAAACGGGTCGGTTACAATAAGTCTTGAAGATATCGAATACAGGGTCGGACAAGGCGGGGACGGTGACTACAATATATATGAACATATCCAGGACAAAAACGCAGATGATCCTCTCACACTCCTTGAGAAGTCTGATTTCAAAGACCATCTGGTGAAGGCCATGGACAGGTTGCCGGAACGCGAAAAGATCATCCTCTCACTCTATTACTGGGAGGAGATTACCTTTAAAGAGATCGGAAAGGTACTGAGCATCTCTGAATCAAGGGTGTCCCAACTCCACAGTCAGGCCCTTATACGGATGAAGGCCTATATTGAAAAAATAACCGGTGATTAA
- a CDS encoding PAS domain S-box protein, which produces MLLTEILTALTNVITGLIIYRELRLSLLMTGAIDALVLSLIVAAIVVFLVKHLRETERALTKKKVYFDNIMRSFTDMAMAATDLDFRIVYYNPVAEKFFGYKADEVIGRTVMEMHTREKVDSSYFGHAMEMVRKEGEYRYTLKQKTENGIRILESRVSGILDEKGELAGFVLTSNDVTERERTREKLKVRANQQAVVAELGQRALSGIGPSTLMEESVSFVARTLDVEYCKVLELLPDGNEFLLRAGVGWKEGLTGHTTVGTERDSQAGYTLVSSKPVVVEDLRTESRFRGPQLLTDHGVVSGISVIIHGKERPFGILGAHTTSFRKFTKDDIHFLQAVSNVLATAIERSRAEEAIAAEKERLAVTLQSIGDGVITTDTDGNIVLINKIAEELTGWTQKYAVKRPLTEVFHIINEKTREPVENPAVKVLKTRSIVGFADNTVLKARDGTERIIADSAAPICDRKGEVIGVVLVLRDITEKQKMEEEILKTQKLESLGVLAGGIAHDFNNLLTAILGNISIAKTYIKPEDKIFERLTEAEKASLRARGLTRQLLTFAKGGEVVKKTASVVEIIKDSVCFALRGSNVICKVSIAEDLRPVEIDEAQFSQVIDNLIINAQQAMPEGGTVEVSAENITVRPEDLLPLKKGNFIKLSIKDQGTGILKKHIQKIFDPYFTTKEKGSGLGLATTYSIIKKHDGYITVESEPGAGTTFHIYLPASLKQSPAGTESNEKPLTGSGKILIMDDEAIVRDVAGKMLSLVGYEVEFTANGTEMLDVCKKAKESGYPFDAVIMDLTVPGDMGGKEAIKRLLEICPEVKAIVSSGYSNDPIMADYKKYGFYGVVAKPYRLQQLSQVLHEVLFEES; this is translated from the coding sequence ATGCTTCTGACAGAAATACTGACAGCGCTAACAAATGTCATTACGGGTCTGATAATATACAGAGAACTTCGTCTCAGTCTACTCATGACAGGCGCTATTGATGCTCTTGTACTTTCTCTAATCGTTGCGGCCATTGTTGTCTTTCTTGTCAAACACCTTCGGGAGACAGAAAGGGCACTGACAAAGAAAAAAGTTTATTTTGACAACATAATGCGCTCGTTTACAGACATGGCCATGGCTGCCACAGATCTCGACTTTCGTATCGTATACTATAATCCAGTGGCTGAAAAGTTCTTTGGTTACAAGGCAGATGAGGTCATTGGGCGGACTGTCATGGAGATGCATACAAGAGAAAAGGTAGATTCATCCTATTTTGGTCATGCCATGGAAATGGTCAGAAAAGAAGGTGAATACAGATATACACTGAAACAGAAAACGGAAAACGGCATCAGGATACTTGAATCAAGAGTCTCCGGCATACTGGACGAAAAAGGCGAACTTGCAGGATTTGTATTAACATCAAATGATGTCACCGAGCGTGAACGGACAAGGGAAAAACTCAAAGTCCGTGCAAACCAGCAGGCAGTCGTGGCTGAACTGGGTCAGCGCGCACTTTCCGGCATAGGGCCTTCCACACTGATGGAAGAATCCGTTTCCTTTGTTGCCCGGACCCTCGATGTGGAGTATTGCAAGGTACTGGAGCTCCTTCCGGATGGCAACGAATTCCTGTTACGGGCTGGTGTGGGCTGGAAAGAAGGGCTTACAGGCCATACAACAGTGGGAACAGAGAGAGACTCACAGGCTGGATATACCCTTGTCTCCAGCAAGCCGGTCGTTGTTGAAGACCTCAGGACCGAAAGCCGGTTCAGAGGGCCACAGTTGCTCACTGACCACGGTGTAGTCAGCGGCATAAGCGTTATCATTCATGGAAAGGAGCGGCCTTTTGGCATCCTCGGTGCACATACAACCAGTTTTCGCAAATTCACTAAAGATGATATTCACTTCCTCCAGGCTGTGTCCAACGTACTCGCTACAGCAATTGAGCGCTCCCGTGCAGAAGAAGCAATTGCTGCTGAAAAAGAACGCCTTGCCGTAACCCTGCAGTCAATTGGCGATGGCGTCATAACTACCGACACAGACGGAAATATTGTTCTGATAAACAAGATAGCCGAAGAGCTCACAGGCTGGACACAGAAATATGCCGTTAAAAGACCACTGACCGAGGTCTTCCACATAATCAATGAAAAGACCAGAGAACCCGTAGAGAACCCCGCAGTGAAGGTACTGAAAACCCGAAGTATCGTTGGTTTTGCAGACAATACAGTCCTTAAAGCCAGAGACGGCACAGAGCGGATTATAGCGGACAGCGCTGCGCCCATCTGTGACAGGAAGGGTGAAGTTATCGGTGTGGTTCTTGTGCTCCGCGATATTACAGAAAAACAGAAGATGGAAGAAGAGATTTTAAAAACACAGAAACTCGAATCATTAGGTGTACTTGCCGGAGGTATCGCCCATGATTTCAACAACTTGTTGACTGCAATTCTGGGCAATATTTCCATTGCAAAAACCTATATAAAACCAGAAGACAAAATATTCGAAAGATTGACTGAGGCTGAAAAGGCATCTTTGCGGGCCAGGGGCCTGACCAGACAGTTGCTGACCTTTGCCAAGGGTGGAGAGGTTGTAAAGAAAACAGCTTCGGTGGTAGAGATAATAAAAGATTCAGTATGTTTTGCATTAAGGGGGTCTAATGTTATTTGCAAGGTCTCCATTGCAGAAGACCTCCGGCCGGTTGAGATAGATGAAGCACAGTTCAGTCAGGTAATCGACAATCTCATCATTAATGCGCAGCAAGCCATGCCGGAGGGCGGAACTGTTGAGGTGAGTGCTGAAAATATAACCGTCAGACCAGAAGACTTACTGCCTCTGAAGAAGGGGAATTTTATAAAATTATCGATAAAAGACCAGGGCACCGGCATCCTCAAAAAACACATTCAAAAGATATTTGACCCTTACTTTACCACTAAGGAGAAGGGAAGCGGTCTTGGACTTGCAACTACCTATTCCATTATAAAAAAACACGATGGATATATCACCGTGGAATCTGAGCCAGGGGCCGGAACAACCTTCCACATCTATCTTCCTGCTTCCTTGAAACAGAGTCCGGCAGGGACGGAGTCGAATGAAAAACCCCTTACCGGAAGCGGGAAGATTCTCATAATGGATGACGAAGCGATCGTGAGAGATGTGGCAGGTAAAATGCTGAGCCTTGTCGGATATGAAGTCGAGTTTACAGCAAACGGCACCGAGATGCTCGATGTTTGCAAAAAAGCAAAGGAATCCGGATATCCCTTTGATGCAGTCATAATGGACCTGACCGTTCCAGGTGACATGGGAGGAAAAGAAGCCATCAAGAGACTGCTTGAGATATGCCCTGAGGTTAAGGCAATTGTTTCAAGTGGTTATTCCAATGACCCGATAATGGCTGACTACAAGAAGTACGGTTTTTATGGTGTTGTGGCAAAACCCTATAGACTGCAGCAACTCAGCCAGGTATTGCATGAAGTACTTTTTGAAGAGAGTTGA
- a CDS encoding MinD/ParA family protein has product MKQLKNQPKQISTIAVTSGKGGVGKTNIVANLAISLQRQGKKVLIFDADLGLSNIDILFGMAPRYNIHHLLKGERSLSEVIVKGPEGVMILPASSGIEELTSINEFERLRLLDEFDSFDEDIDVLLIDTSGGISSNVTFFCMAAQDIVVVITPEPTSLTDAYALIKLLYTRYQEREFRILVNCAGSSSEALDVFKRLHIVTERFLNIALDYLGFIPQDSAIPRAVRSQQTVVTSEPESLSAQGFKELAFKLGNDAKTRLKGSIQFFLGNLFGVGNDTGI; this is encoded by the coding sequence ATGAAACAGCTAAAGAACCAGCCGAAACAGATAAGCACCATAGCAGTTACAAGTGGCAAAGGCGGAGTCGGCAAGACAAACATAGTGGCAAACCTCGCCATATCACTTCAGAGACAGGGGAAGAAGGTTCTTATCTTTGATGCAGACCTTGGATTGAGCAACATCGACATCCTTTTCGGCATGGCGCCAAGATACAATATTCATCACCTTCTGAAAGGTGAACGGTCCCTTAGCGAGGTCATTGTAAAGGGTCCTGAGGGAGTCATGATACTGCCTGCAAGTTCCGGAATAGAAGAACTCACCAGCATAAACGAATTTGAAAGGTTACGATTGCTCGATGAATTTGATTCCTTTGATGAGGATATCGACGTCCTCCTGATTGATACCAGTGGAGGAATATCATCCAATGTAACCTTCTTTTGTATGGCTGCACAGGATATAGTGGTTGTTATAACCCCTGAGCCGACCTCTCTTACAGACGCCTATGCACTGATTAAACTCCTTTACACCAGATATCAGGAAAGGGAGTTCAGAATACTCGTCAACTGTGCCGGAAGTTCTTCCGAGGCGCTCGATGTTTTTAAGAGACTGCACATTGTAACAGAGAGGTTCCTGAACATAGCGCTCGATTATCTTGGATTCATTCCCCAGGATAGTGCTATCCCGAGGGCCGTCAGGTCCCAGCAGACAGTTGTAACCTCTGAGCCCGAAAGTCTCTCGGCACAAGGCTTCAAAGAACTCGCGTTTAAACTCGGCAACGATGCCAAAACCAGGCTTAAAGGAAGTATCCAGTTCTTTCTGGGAAATCTTTTCGGGGTCGGTAATGATACAGGGATATAG
- a CDS encoding response regulator transcription factor, whose protein sequence is MCDIMSYMIKVFIIEDHAIVRNGLKDLFNSVEGYRVIGEAENGVDAIKVIKEKSPHVIILDMNLPLMHGADVIKELRPLVPSSKIIILTGIMDVNRIADAIRRGASGVIMKPTPFSELREAIVAILKGGLYFSPSISKQVIKKLSSKEA, encoded by the coding sequence ATGTGTGATATAATGTCTTATATGATTAAAGTCTTTATTATAGAAGATCATGCCATTGTCAGGAATGGACTGAAAGACCTCTTCAACTCAGTTGAAGGTTACAGGGTTATCGGTGAGGCGGAAAACGGTGTTGATGCAATAAAGGTAATAAAAGAAAAGTCCCCGCATGTCATCATCCTTGACATGAACCTCCCTTTAATGCACGGAGCAGACGTTATCAAGGAACTCAGACCTCTGGTTCCCAGCTCCAAGATAATCATCCTTACAGGGATTATGGACGTTAACAGAATAGCCGATGCCATAAGAAGGGGTGCATCCGGGGTTATTATGAAACCAACTCCTTTCTCGGAACTAAGAGAAGCTATCGTTGCTATATTAAAGGGTGGTCTCTATTTTTCACCTTCAATCTCAAAACAGGTAATTAAAAAACTCTCCTCAAAAGAAGCGTAA